The segment GGCAGGAGGACTACCGCGTGGACCTGTCCGAAGGACTCCAGGCGTACACCGCGCTGCGGCTCCGGGGCTTGCCGGGGAAGTTCCTCTACTTCCCCAACGAAGGGCACTTCGTCCTCCGCCCGCGGGACCGGCGCCTCTGGTGGGGCACGGTGCTCGACTGGCTCGACACCTCGCTCCGCCCAACGCCGTAGTGCCGAACTCCTGACTTCGCCCGAGGTCCCATGAAATCGTTCTTGATCCGGTGGATGATCAACACCATCGCCCTGTCGGCGGCGGTGCAGGTCATTCCCGGCATTCACTTCACCGACGGCCCCCTGCAGCTCCTGGCGGTCGCGCTCGTCTTTGGGGTGGTGAACGCGGTCCTTCGGCCGATCCTGACCGTGCTTTCCTGTCCGCTGGTCCTGCTGACGCTGGGGCTCTTCACCCTGGTCATCAACGGGGTGATGCTGATGCTGACGGCGCGCCTGGCCGCCATCTGGAACCTCGGGTTCCGCGTGGACGGCTTCATGCCCGCGTTCTGGGGCGGGCTCGTGGTGGGTCTGGTGAGCCTCGCCCTGGCGCTGCTGGTCAGCGGCGACCAGCGACCGGGGCCGGGGTGATAGGAGGCGCTTAACGTTTCGGGGAGGTCCTCGTCTATGGGGCGTAGTGCCCAACTGACCTGACCAACTCGAGGAGTCTCTCCCATGCGAATCCCTACCACC is part of the Gemmatimonadales bacterium genome and harbors:
- a CDS encoding phage holin family protein, producing MKSFLIRWMINTIALSAAVQVIPGIHFTDGPLQLLAVALVFGVVNAVLRPILTVLSCPLVLLTLGLFTLVINGVMLMLTARLAAIWNLGFRVDGFMPAFWGGLVVGLVSLALALLVSGDQRPGPG